Proteins encoded together in one Candidatus Omnitrophota bacterium window:
- the gspG gene encoding type II secretion system major pseudopilin GspG, producing the protein MLKHRISRSLGSTKGFTLIEILLVVVIISALASMVVPRLTGRSEKAKEAIARADITANIPTALKLYELDNGSFPATEQGLKSLLEKPRTPPMPRNWSGPYVEGKNLMDPWGREYMYRYPGSHGTDYDLYSLGKNGVDDETNITNWD; encoded by the coding sequence CACAAAGGGGTTCACGCTTATTGAGATACTTCTTGTGGTGGTAATAATCAGCGCGCTCGCGTCCATGGTCGTGCCCAGGCTGACGGGGCGTTCGGAAAAAGCCAAAGAGGCTATAGCGCGGGCGGATATAACCGCGAACATCCCTACGGCGCTTAAACTATATGAGCTGGATAACGGGAGTTTTCCGGCGACGGAACAGGGACTTAAGTCTCTTCTGGAAAAGCCCAGGACCCCGCCTATGCCCAGGAATTGGAGCGGGCCGTATGTTGAAGGCAAGAACCTGATGGACCCATGGGGGCGTGAATATATGTATAGATATCCGGGTTCACACGGAACGGACTATGACCTGTATTCTTTAGGCAAGAACGGTGTCGATGATGAGACGAACATCACTAACTGGGATTAA
- a CDS encoding type II secretion system protein, with the protein MRRTSLTGINIKKKTLVGPLSAQGGFTMIEVLVAMVILISAASYIFPVFFNTTTAISHVANRIEAGSMIEEEMWTIKKNVYKGDARTSYTVKRALGGNIPVLITGSVEKLPRPDNLYKLQIAASWVEGRSRKGLERAVYVEQK; encoded by the coding sequence ATGAGACGAACATCACTAACTGGGATTAATATAAAAAAAAAGACTTTAGTAGGACCTCTCTCCGCGCAGGGAGGTTTTACGATGATAGAGGTTCTTGTGGCCATGGTGATACTTATTTCGGCCGCTTCCTATATCTTTCCTGTATTTTTTAACACTACAACGGCGATATCCCATGTCGCTAACAGGATAGAAGCCGGATCCATGATCGAGGAAGAGATGTGGACCATCAAGAAGAACGTCTACAAAGGGGATGCCAGGACCAGCTATACCGTTAAGAGGGCACTTGGCGGCAATATCCCTGTGCTTATAACGGGTAGTGTGGAAAAACTGCCCCGTCCCGATAATCTTTACAAACTGCAAATAGCGGCTTCCTGGGTCGAAGGCAGGAGCAGAAAAGGATTGGAACGCGCGGTATATGTTGAGCAAAAATAA
- a CDS encoding type II secretion system protein, whose amino-acid sequence MLSKNKKGFTLIELLVVSSMLIFLGVGIFRILSSGIAVYEWMDRNRFVDDVPIFFQKFSNDIRNYAPMGKEGMLAIPGGVSLSIHNADYMVYTDPDSITPGEPVRRVEYIYDRSKKNILRRVYSLGREDPVTGLEVLAGVKAMRITYAEKDGILRDAGMFSDVPPARVAAIRVELEINSGAGDDLNFSRVIEVPVNFI is encoded by the coding sequence ATGTTGAGCAAAAATAAAAAAGGTTTTACGCTGATAGAGCTTTTAGTGGTAAGTTCCATGCTGATCTTCCTGGGTGTGGGCATATTCCGTATCCTTTCGAGCGGTATAGCCGTGTACGAGTGGATGGACCGGAACCGCTTTGTGGACGATGTGCCGATATTTTTCCAGAAGTTCTCGAATGACATAAGGAATTACGCTCCGATGGGGAAAGAGGGGATGCTGGCGATCCCCGGAGGGGTGTCCCTGTCCATACATAACGCGGACTATATGGTCTATACCGATCCAGACAGTATAACTCCCGGAGAACCGGTTCGCAGGGTGGAATACATATATGACCGGTCGAAAAAGAACATATTGAGGAGGGTCTATTCGTTGGGTCGGGAAGACCCGGTAACGGGTCTCGAGGTGCTTGCCGGGGTCAAGGCCATGAGGATAACATATGCTGAAAAAGACGGTATATTGCGCGACGCGGGGATGTTCAGCGATGTTCCACCGGCCAGGGTCGCGGCTATAAGGGTAGAATTGGAGATCAACTCCGGAGCAGGCGATGATCTCAACTTTTCAAGGGTGATAGAGGTGCCGGTCAATTTCATATGA
- a CDS encoding type II secretion system protein GspK, giving the protein MKDQMTRKSRDKGSILILSLWTVVFLTFIAVMLGGSAGTGIRFSGRIEDISISYDLASSGMLYAIRTIAAGKLDTSPSTDALNDQWANDPSIFGEVKLGEGSYGFAYDKKDDSSGQVLTYFGMVDEERKLNLNYADREEIVRLLLELTDMDQVRATELAASIIDWRDVDDILYNTVDSASERAAYVRAALAYAPANENFHELGQLMFVNGMDPKVFVRIRDYVTVHSTGRININTATAEVLVAIGLSSDMADKVKLFRAGQDGTEGTYDDNVFTSVNKVSGDLEGHFALTDAEKDEITRFVATGKLSVRSDNFMAVCTGHVAGAGTSGKVISVFDRNGNIKYWGYVSLAS; this is encoded by the coding sequence ATGAAGGACCAGATGACACGGAAGTCGCGGGATAAAGGAAGTATTTTGATATTATCGTTGTGGACGGTAGTGTTCCTGACGTTCATCGCGGTGATGCTCGGGGGATCGGCGGGGACCGGTATCAGGTTCTCCGGCAGGATCGAGGATATATCGATCTCTTATGATCTGGCCTCCAGCGGAATGCTTTACGCGATCCGGACGATCGCGGCGGGAAAACTGGATACATCGCCATCCACCGATGCGCTCAATGACCAATGGGCGAACGATCCTTCGATATTCGGAGAGGTGAAATTGGGGGAGGGGAGCTACGGGTTCGCCTATGATAAGAAAGACGATAGCTCCGGACAGGTCCTAACTTACTTTGGGATGGTGGATGAGGAGCGAAAGTTGAACCTGAATTATGCCGACAGAGAAGAGATCGTGAGGCTCCTGCTTGAACTTACCGACATGGACCAGGTGCGAGCTACGGAATTGGCCGCTTCAATTATAGACTGGCGGGATGTGGATGATATCCTGTATAATACTGTGGACAGCGCGAGCGAACGGGCTGCTTATGTCAGGGCGGCTCTCGCGTATGCCCCGGCTAACGAGAACTTCCATGAACTGGGGCAGCTGATGTTCGTTAACGGCATGGACCCGAAAGTGTTCGTCAGGATAAGGGACTATGTGACCGTTCACTCGACCGGCAGGATCAACATAAATACGGCTACTGCGGAAGTGCTTGTGGCTATTGGTCTTAGTAGCGATATGGCCGATAAGGTGAAGCTTTTCCGTGCAGGACAAGACGGGACGGAAGGAACATATGACGATAACGTGTTCACCAGCGTGAACAAGGTATCCGGCGATCTGGAGGGGCATTTCGCCCTGACGGACGCCGAGAAGGATGAGATCACGCGGTTCGTGGCCACGGGGAAACTTTCCGTCAGGTCCGATAACTTTATGGCCGTATGTACGGGGCATGTGGCGGGCGCGGGTACTTCCGGTAAAGTAATAAGTGTTTTTGACCGGAATGGGAACATAAAATACTGGGGCTATGTAAGTCTGGCCTCCTGA
- the pilM gene encoding pilus assembly protein PilM, with the protein MAYDAFQKGRDLLCVEIGEAYFKAVYFRNVKGKMSIAGTAGEYEQGMSGEDTAAAIRKFAMEMKAKNPEVINVIPSKYGIYKNIEIPSVDPKEIKQIIDLQAGAHTPYPKNEIIISYSNIGILHQRYTKILLVIIKKDVVSSRYDIIRKAGFKAETALLSSEVSSGFFSAHLKDKPSKMIGLLNIDATSTDFTVIQDGRAMYIRSFALGTVDLMAKGADINNQFSEEVKKSIESYQANNVGTMPDVIYVTGALAAFGAAITQAQRLFTEATFTSMGYADIFSIPESIKDTALDTPGLSLLSVIAPSESLGKEYINLVPEEVRVRQEIKKKSREMTFIAIMAMVLMLLFCSVFIVNIFFKTLYLGNLERNYNKENMEVGKLKLVSDKTSIVKRFIEKKGEVLNGLCELINSLPKEIFLNSIGFREDGTVIFTGTAESMSQVFSLVTELENNKHFSNVKVDFTKSRRQKEQEVADFGLTLTIEQNGQPYGQTA; encoded by the coding sequence ATGGCGTATGACGCTTTTCAAAAAGGACGGGATCTTTTATGTGTTGAAATAGGCGAAGCTTATTTCAAGGCGGTCTATTTCAGGAATGTAAAAGGGAAGATGTCCATCGCGGGTACCGCAGGAGAGTACGAGCAGGGTATGTCCGGGGAAGATACCGCCGCGGCGATACGTAAATTCGCGATGGAAATGAAGGCAAAGAACCCGGAGGTCATTAACGTCATTCCGTCTAAATATGGTATATATAAGAATATCGAGATACCGTCGGTGGACCCGAAGGAGATAAAACAGATCATCGACCTGCAGGCCGGCGCCCATACTCCGTATCCGAAGAATGAGATCATCATAAGCTACTCCAATATCGGTATATTACACCAAAGATATACGAAAATACTGCTGGTAATAATAAAGAAGGACGTTGTCTCCTCAAGATACGATATCATCAGGAAGGCTGGGTTTAAGGCGGAAACCGCTCTTTTAAGCTCGGAAGTCTCGTCAGGGTTCTTTTCGGCGCATCTTAAGGACAAACCATCAAAGATGATAGGCCTTTTGAACATAGACGCTACCTCGACCGATTTCACGGTGATCCAGGACGGGCGGGCCATGTACATCAGGTCGTTCGCGCTGGGTACGGTCGATCTTATGGCCAAGGGAGCGGACATAAACAACCAGTTCTCGGAAGAGGTCAAGAAATCCATAGAGTCCTATCAGGCTAACAATGTAGGCACCATGCCTGACGTCATATATGTCACGGGAGCGCTGGCGGCGTTCGGGGCCGCGATCACACAGGCGCAAAGATTGTTCACCGAGGCCACTTTCACGTCTATGGGATACGCGGATATATTCTCGATACCCGAAAGTATCAAGGATACGGCGTTGGATACGCCCGGATTGTCGCTTTTGTCGGTCATAGCGCCGTCGGAATCCTTGGGGAAAGAGTATATCAATCTTGTGCCGGAAGAGGTGAGGGTAAGGCAGGAAATAAAGAAGAAATCCCGCGAGATGACGTTCATAGCTATCATGGCTATGGTGCTCATGCTGCTTTTCTGTTCCGTGTTCATAGTGAACATATTCTTCAAGACGCTCTATCTGGGCAATCTTGAACGGAACTATAACAAGGAGAACATGGAGGTAGGCAAACTTAAGCTGGTGTCCGACAAGACAAGCATAGTGAAGAGGTTCATAGAGAAAAAAGGAGAGGTTCTTAACGGGTTATGCGAACTGATAAACTCCCTGCCCAAAGAGATATTCCTTAACAGTATAGGTTTCAGGGAGGACGGTACGGTCATTTTTACGGGTACCGCGGAAAGTATGTCCCAGGTGTTCTCGCTGGTCACCGAACTGGAGAACAATAAACATTTCAGCAATGTAAAAGTGGATTTCACGAAAAGCCGCCGCCAAAAAGAGCAGGAAGTGGCGGATTTTGGCCTTACGCTTACCATAGAACAGAACGGACAGCCATATGGACAAACTGCTTGA
- the pilO gene encoding type 4a pilus biogenesis protein PilO, with protein sequence MDKLLEVLKAFFSGLSEKEKKVMYVTAFIVFVALFDRIIIGPFSAESDRLTEKINNQVALTSKNIKLLQYKDRILAEDVARKDFYIPSGQAQEELIASFLSEVEGVAKTSGIAISNINTVTVSEKEGYKEFSLIIECSGKMRDMLDFFYGIDNSPKPLRMASFDMSVKNRDDYEVKCTVTVIKLIVSRAEMSLAADALVPDAPVVQSNDKTVFITEKIALE encoded by the coding sequence ATGGACAAACTGCTTGAGGTCCTGAAAGCGTTCTTTTCGGGGCTTTCCGAAAAAGAAAAAAAAGTCATGTATGTGACCGCGTTCATCGTTTTTGTGGCGCTGTTCGACAGGATAATAATAGGCCCGTTCTCGGCGGAGTCGGACAGGTTGACAGAGAAAATAAACAATCAGGTAGCCCTTACCAGCAAGAACATAAAATTACTGCAATATAAGGACAGGATACTGGCCGAGGACGTGGCCAGGAAAGATTTTTATATACCTAGTGGACAGGCCCAGGAGGAGCTGATCGCGTCTTTCCTGAGCGAGGTAGAGGGTGTCGCTAAAACATCGGGCATCGCGATATCCAACATCAACACTGTCACTGTATCAGAAAAAGAGGGGTATAAGGAATTCAGCCTGATAATAGAATGTTCCGGGAAAATGAGGGACATGTTGGATTTCTTCTATGGGATAGATAACTCCCCGAAACCCCTCAGGATGGCCTCCTTTGACATGTCCGTCAAGAACAGGGACGATTATGAGGTGAAGTGTACCGTGACCGTGATCAAGCTGATCGTTTCGCGGGCCGAGATGTCCCTGGCGGCGGACGCGCTTGTCCCGGATGCTCCTGTTGTCCAGTCTAATGACAAGACGGTGTTCATAACTGAGAAAATAGCCCTGGAGTGA
- a CDS encoding tetratricopeptide repeat protein encodes MVKTVKALIAAGLLLVAMCPTPQAEDIAALLKKTQIAVETEDMDEAERLCQEILSINSNVYPAYNILGFIYASREGEQQRAISYLERSLNIVKEQPMVYTQIASLYNQMGDLDTAIEYMEKGLEMDPGDYQLNYNLGLMYFLEKHDPYKASECFIAAGKKEPKDERLLYITGFNFVVMGDKAKALEYVTRLRNIKSEYLASRLEASMREKEEGNTLDVTGAMQDYTVAPQHAPDGSTPPQGPAVTASGEPATTVTGTGELTIKQTFKRK; translated from the coding sequence ATGGTAAAGACCGTTAAAGCATTGATAGCGGCTGGTTTGCTGCTTGTCGCGATGTGCCCCACCCCGCAGGCCGAGGATATCGCCGCCCTGCTGAAGAAGACCCAGATAGCTGTCGAAACAGAAGACATGGACGAGGCGGAAAGATTGTGCCAGGAAATACTGTCGATCAATTCCAACGTGTATCCCGCGTACAATATATTAGGTTTTATCTACGCCAGCCGGGAGGGAGAACAGCAACGGGCTATATCATATCTCGAGAGGTCATTGAATATAGTCAAGGAACAGCCGATGGTATATACCCAGATCGCGTCGTTATATAACCAGATGGGGGACCTGGATACGGCGATAGAGTATATGGAGAAAGGGCTGGAGATGGACCCTGGGGATTACCAGCTCAATTATAACCTTGGTCTTATGTATTTCCTGGAAAAACATGATCCGTATAAAGCGTCCGAGTGCTTTATCGCGGCCGGTAAAAAAGAACCCAAGGACGAAAGACTTCTTTATATAACGGGGTTCAACTTCGTGGTAATGGGGGACAAGGCTAAGGCCCTGGAATATGTCACGAGACTCAGGAATATAAAAAGCGAGTATCTCGCGTCACGGCTGGAAGCGTCCATGCGGGAAAAAGAAGAGGGGAATACCCTTGACGTAACAGGCGCGATGCAGGATTATACTGTCGCTCCGCAACATGCCCCTGACGGGTCGACGCCCCCTCAGGGACCAGCAGTAACGGCCTCGGGTGAACCGGCTACTACCGTTACGGGTACGGGAGAGCTTACCATCAAGCAGACCTTCAAGCGCAAATAG
- a CDS encoding STT3 domain-containing protein, with product MTTFHPKKTLYSIAIVVLISLAGVFFRMYPALVNPISKARDTARAIVMMNLHKMVSTATSQQMPGKTQEELDATINQRLRSIMNKERHNVNTSIDQAAEQFRNVYKYFLLGSDSFYYYRLTKNIADTGRLSDQIKNGKFFDPLMLAPEGHWRNIELHPYSGYFFFRAIKPFNKNMSLYSAVMYIPLILFLFSVVIFLLVCRTMTLGPLPTLISGIGFSLAPMYLQRSALGWYDSDPYNVVFPLAVILSLLLVLRKKTYLSVLCLSAVSAFYALFWQGWVFLPTIATLSLLATACYRILTGKDKAGTLMVLRNTGLFLLLTFALACLFSTPRGVISSISEISDIFSKFIFMAKNPWPDAFLTVGELKTPSLLKMIHLLGGIVFLIPFAIGAVSLILRRISLISEEEQVALLCVIILCLFMAHSAERFVLFLLPPYFICVGLGVHVLYEKLRSAGAAYFGPSWRGPVSHLPAIILIVVFFTSSGVYSCAVSSRLFPMYNVVWDEAMSDLREKTPPESIVDTWWPPGHFIRAMAERRVCFDGATLESPRGYWMASCFLANEEKEALGILRMLNSSGDNAVGLITGSGLPLYEAISLIKSLVVLDKDAARASARERLPYDKAEQLISMLFSSPPPSYCFLYNDLIDNALGLYFVKNWDFKKRMEAQDRPDIRGIKQSSSLVRGSRENIGMMWSFAGGRPYIGEETFPVGTKDGFIIYPNGVIFHPGIMEARINNLEGKISGIPESILYLDNGEFREKKLGNDTLRISVLFKKYTDGRYSCIVAPGNVLRSILYRLYYFDGAGLEHFSLFTRKEDARLSTKILVYKVDI from the coding sequence ATGACAACTTTTCATCCTAAAAAAACACTGTATTCCATAGCCATAGTCGTCTTGATATCGCTTGCCGGCGTCTTTTTCCGCATGTATCCCGCTTTGGTCAACCCGATCTCCAAAGCCAGGGACACCGCGCGCGCCATTGTCATGATGAACCTGCACAAGATGGTATCTACCGCCACAAGCCAACAGATGCCCGGTAAGACCCAAGAGGAGTTGGACGCGACCATCAACCAGCGCCTTAGATCCATAATGAACAAGGAAAGGCACAACGTAAACACCTCTATAGACCAGGCCGCGGAACAATTCAGGAATGTCTACAAATACTTCCTTCTCGGGTCAGATTCTTTTTATTACTACAGGCTCACGAAGAACATCGCGGATACCGGGAGATTATCGGACCAGATAAAGAACGGTAAGTTCTTCGACCCGCTTATGCTGGCCCCTGAAGGACACTGGCGGAACATCGAGCTTCACCCTTATAGCGGGTATTTCTTCTTCAGGGCCATAAAACCGTTCAACAAGAACATGTCGCTCTATTCCGCCGTGATGTATATTCCCCTTATACTTTTTTTATTCTCCGTCGTGATATTCCTGCTGGTCTGCCGTACGATGACCCTGGGACCGCTGCCTACATTGATATCCGGTATAGGGTTCTCCCTGGCCCCTATGTACCTCCAAAGAAGCGCGCTGGGGTGGTATGACTCTGACCCCTATAACGTTGTGTTCCCGCTGGCCGTCATATTATCGCTGCTTCTGGTACTACGTAAAAAGACCTATCTTAGCGTTCTATGTTTGTCGGCCGTAAGCGCGTTCTATGCCCTTTTCTGGCAAGGCTGGGTATTCCTGCCCACCATCGCCACGTTATCCCTTTTGGCCACAGCATGTTATCGTATTTTGACAGGCAAGGACAAAGCGGGCACCCTGATGGTCCTGAGAAATACAGGTCTATTTCTATTACTGACTTTCGCGCTGGCCTGCCTGTTCTCTACCCCAAGAGGCGTTATCTCATCCATATCGGAAATATCCGATATCTTCTCTAAATTCATATTCATGGCAAAAAATCCCTGGCCGGACGCGTTCCTTACGGTGGGGGAGCTCAAGACCCCGTCGCTTTTAAAGATGATACATCTTTTAGGAGGGATCGTGTTCCTGATACCGTTCGCGATAGGAGCTGTATCCCTGATCTTACGCCGGATATCCCTGATATCGGAAGAAGAACAGGTCGCTCTTCTTTGCGTTATCATCCTGTGCCTGTTCATGGCGCACAGCGCCGAACGATTCGTCCTGTTCCTACTCCCCCCGTATTTTATCTGTGTCGGGCTTGGAGTACATGTGCTGTACGAAAAACTGCGATCGGCCGGAGCCGCTTATTTCGGGCCATCATGGCGCGGACCTGTAAGTCATCTGCCGGCTATAATTTTAATAGTCGTTTTTTTCACTTCATCCGGGGTATATTCCTGTGCGGTAAGTTCAAGATTATTCCCCATGTATAACGTGGTATGGGACGAGGCCATGAGTGACCTGCGTGAAAAAACACCGCCTGAAAGCATTGTGGACACCTGGTGGCCTCCGGGACACTTTATAAGGGCGATGGCCGAAAGACGGGTATGCTTTGACGGGGCCACCCTGGAAAGTCCAAGAGGCTACTGGATGGCTTCCTGCTTCCTGGCAAACGAGGAAAAAGAGGCTTTGGGGATATTACGCATGCTCAATTCGAGCGGGGATAACGCTGTGGGCCTCATCACCGGGAGCGGACTGCCCCTGTACGAGGCTATATCCCTCATCAAGTCTCTGGTGGTCCTGGATAAGGACGCGGCACGCGCCAGCGCGCGTGAACGGCTGCCTTACGACAAAGCCGAGCAGCTAATTTCCATGCTCTTCTCCTCCCCTCCTCCTTCTTATTGTTTCCTTTATAACGACCTCATTGACAACGCTCTGGGGCTCTATTTCGTAAAGAACTGGGATTTCAAGAAAAGGATGGAAGCGCAGGATCGGCCGGACATACGCGGCATAAAACAGTCTTCCTCACTCGTACGCGGATCCCGCGAGAATATCGGCATGATGTGGTCTTTCGCGGGCGGCCGCCCTTATATCGGCGAGGAGACCTTCCCTGTGGGCACGAAAGACGGTTTTATCATCTACCCTAACGGCGTCATATTCCACCCGGGGATAATGGAAGCCCGCATAAACAACCTCGAAGGCAAGATATCCGGTATCCCTGAAAGCATTCTGTACCTGGATAACGGCGAATTCAGGGAGAAAAAACTCGGCAACGACACATTGCGCATTTCGGTATTGTTCAAAAAATATACTGACGGCCGGTACAGCTGTATAGTGGCCCCGGGCAATGTGCTCCGCTCGATACTTTACCGGCTTTACTATTTCGATGGGGCCGGACTGGAACATTTCTCCCTCTTCACCAGGAAAGAAGACGCCAGGTTGAGTACGAAGATATTGGTCTACAAAGTTGATATTTAA
- a CDS encoding S41 family peptidase, whose product MDLRLSGKKVLVTYIVLVSVITAAVSLFLLNRAAEKEAFIPEYQKPYLDFLKKVFDIMDESYYKPVSREVYEEFRKEYITGTLSNIKDRTRKIDRFAQLGAGLLVTKLRDPEDTFTNFIPPEMAEKYKQEIYSYDYGLGVSGRKVDAAFMVDNVNPRSDAYAKGLRQGNIILGFNDITIQSMTDQQIDIFLHPPIDTIVKIQVANVADQKIITYDIKSVQYYTETISRIETGIPGVYYFKINTFNRETADDFRKYLEKLGVGNIKYMVLDLAGNPGGPPLAVRELSGMLLPPGQKLFYYKKKNVPEFGLVSPESDIYYTGPLLVVEDSHSGSASELLAAVLKGYKRAVIIGKEPTAGFAFLKSAVDFDDGSMLAMITGDAYLFDGTLLDRSGVVPDIVIPQDVDNVEKYVIEQIGLKILSELAAQQGATE is encoded by the coding sequence ATGGACCTGCGTTTATCCGGAAAAAAAGTCCTGGTAACATACATAGTTCTGGTCTCCGTGATCACTGCCGCCGTTTCCCTGTTCCTGCTGAACAGGGCCGCGGAGAAAGAGGCCTTTATCCCGGAATATCAGAAGCCTTACCTGGATTTCCTGAAAAAAGTGTTCGACATAATGGACGAGAGCTATTATAAACCCGTGTCGAGAGAGGTTTATGAGGAGTTTCGCAAGGAATACATTACAGGCACCCTGTCCAATATAAAGGATAGGACAAGAAAAATTGACCGCTTTGCCCAGCTCGGGGCGGGCCTCCTGGTCACGAAATTGCGGGATCCGGAAGATACCTTTACCAATTTCATCCCTCCCGAAATGGCCGAAAAGTATAAACAGGAGATCTACAGCTATGACTATGGCCTCGGCGTATCCGGACGTAAGGTCGATGCCGCGTTCATGGTCGACAATGTCAATCCTAGATCCGACGCTTACGCTAAGGGCCTGAGGCAGGGCAACATAATCCTGGGATTCAATGACATCACGATACAAAGCATGACAGACCAGCAAATAGACATTTTCCTGCACCCGCCTATTGATACGATCGTCAAGATACAGGTGGCTAACGTGGCTGACCAGAAGATCATCACATATGACATAAAAAGCGTACAATACTATACCGAGACCATCTCCCGGATAGAAACAGGCATACCCGGGGTATATTATTTTAAGATCAACACGTTCAACCGTGAGACCGCGGATGACTTCCGGAAATATCTCGAGAAACTGGGCGTGGGAAACATCAAGTATATGGTGCTGGACCTTGCCGGCAATCCCGGAGGACCGCCTTTAGCGGTAAGAGAGCTCAGTGGAATGCTGCTCCCACCCGGACAAAAGCTCTTTTACTACAAGAAAAAGAACGTGCCGGAGTTCGGCCTGGTCTCCCCCGAGTCTGACATCTATTACACCGGACCCCTTCTGGTCGTGGAAGACAGCCATAGCGGCAGTGCTTCCGAACTTCTCGCGGCCGTGCTTAAAGGCTACAAACGCGCGGTGATCATCGGCAAAGAACCGACCGCCGGTTTCGCCTTCCTGAAAAGCGCGGTCGATTTTGACGACGGGTCCATGCTGGCAATGATCACCGGTGACGCCTACCTTTTCGACGGAACATTGCTTGACCGGTCCGGCGTCGTACCGGACATAGTGATCCCGCAGGATGTGGATAACGTGGAAAAGTACGTGATCGAACAGATCGGCCTGAAAATATTGTCGGAGCTCGCCGCCCAACAGGGCGCGACTGAATAA
- a CDS encoding glycosyltransferase family 39 protein has translation MSRQGIYIKVILACILVFSLFVRLDGANNQEKYSFDAVVYDQLGTQLRYDPLNYSTKELWETAREGKTDEVVARVEGYMSAPLFKHPPLFSYFVALFKMVFGDGVKSGAYVSVLFGTLLVLMVFLIGREMFGPWWALLAAFFVAIDPVSISCSEKVFIESTMTFFIYLSIYPLFREQRDITVLSFSAAALGMALLCKYVAVIALVAVLMFLILEKDKGLKRRTFLYPVITAAVFSPWILWNMDIYGADAIRVMTSALSSEDPLKLMFYSSAAAFVAATLVALLFIKSFFPDIFGRVCGTVMGRMSGITGGKAARVAGWALFALIAVVSTGNMLRGLSLGYVPVTSASMHVFSGGPWHYYLSHVMSVSPLYIFSCLSLVLMEEWNEEMSFLAGFSAVAVIFFSLVANVFHETRYLAIITPALLVMAVFFIKRSAEMAFSREGTWPRICLLVLVGVVVFAVTKTVFVDVSVILKNDFIYF, from the coding sequence ATGAGCAGGCAGGGGATATATATCAAGGTCATATTGGCATGTATACTGGTCTTTTCGCTCTTTGTTCGTCTGGACGGGGCGAACAACCAGGAAAAATACAGTTTTGATGCCGTGGTATACGATCAGCTGGGAACACAGCTCAGATATGATCCGCTGAACTACAGCACCAAAGAATTGTGGGAGACCGCCCGTGAGGGCAAGACTGACGAGGTCGTCGCAAGAGTAGAGGGATACATGTCCGCTCCGCTTTTCAAACATCCGCCCCTGTTCTCTTATTTCGTGGCTTTGTTCAAAATGGTGTTTGGTGATGGGGTGAAGAGCGGCGCTTATGTATCCGTTCTTTTCGGAACGTTACTGGTCCTTATGGTGTTCCTGATAGGCCGGGAAATGTTCGGTCCCTGGTGGGCGCTTCTGGCCGCGTTCTTCGTGGCTATAGACCCCGTGTCTATTTCCTGCTCGGAAAAAGTGTTCATAGAGTCGACGATGACCTTCTTTATATATTTATCGATCTACCCGCTATTCCGGGAACAAAGGGATATCACGGTATTGTCTTTTTCCGCCGCGGCGCTGGGTATGGCGCTTTTATGTAAATATGTGGCTGTTATAGCTTTGGTCGCGGTGCTTATGTTCCTTATACTGGAAAAGGACAAGGGGCTGAAACGCCGGACTTTCCTCTATCCTGTTATAACGGCGGCTGTTTTTTCGCCGTGGATATTGTGGAACATGGACATATACGGCGCTGACGCCATAAGAGTGATGACGTCGGCGCTTTCCTCTGAGGACCCCCTGAAGCTCATGTTCTATTCGTCGGCCGCGGCGTTCGTGGCCGCTACTCTTGTGGCGCTACTTTTTATTAAGTCATTTTTTCCCGATATATTCGGTCGGGTATGCGGTACTGTCATGGGTAGGATGTCCGGTATTACGGGCGGGAAAGCCGCTCGCGTTGCCGGATGGGCGCTTTTCGCGCTTATCGCGGTCGTATCGACCGGCAATATGCTGAGGGGACTGTCCCTGGGCTATGTGCCCGTCACAAGCGCTTCCATGCATGTGTTCTCCGGTGGCCCCTGGCATTATTACCTGAGCCATGTGATGTCGGTGTCGCCGCTGTACATCTTTTCATGCCTGTCGCTCGTCCTCATGGAAGAGTGGAACGAGGAAATGTCTTTCCTGGCGGGGTTTTCCGCCGTTGCCGTGATCTTCTTTTCACTCGTTGCCAATGTATTCCACGAAACAAGGTATCTGGCCATTATTACGCCGGCACTTCTGGTAATGGCGGTCTTTTTCATCAAAAGATCGGCGGAAATGGCGTTCTCCCGGGAGGGTACCTGGCCACGTATATGTCTGCTGGTGCTGGTGGGGGTAGTCGTGTTCGCCGTTACTAAGACGGTCTTTGTGGACGTGAGCGTTATATTGAAGAACGATTTTATATATTTTTAG